A single Clavibacter nebraskensis NCPPB 2581 DNA region contains:
- a CDS encoding DUF1697 domain-containing protein, which produces MERSVVLLRGINVGRAKQVPMAELAAALEGLGYVRVRTHLRSGNAVVDHERASGRGAAVAIEDAVRLATGVTADVHLVPADDFRRIAAGIPFGAAADDPARLLVSFLDRPLDPPPAPPPAVDIAPDLVAVARDAVYSWHPDGVSASRVPPAFWRGLGASVTARNARTVAPLVALLDS; this is translated from the coding sequence CTGCTGCGCGGGATCAACGTCGGGCGGGCCAAGCAGGTCCCCATGGCCGAGCTCGCGGCGGCGCTCGAGGGCCTCGGCTACGTGCGCGTCCGGACGCACCTGCGGAGCGGGAACGCCGTCGTCGACCACGAGCGCGCGAGCGGCCGCGGCGCCGCGGTGGCGATCGAGGACGCGGTGCGGCTCGCCACGGGCGTGACCGCGGACGTCCACCTCGTCCCGGCCGACGACTTCCGGCGCATCGCGGCGGGCATCCCGTTCGGCGCCGCCGCCGACGACCCCGCCCGCCTCCTCGTCTCGTTCCTCGACCGCCCCCTGGATCCGCCGCCCGCCCCTCCACCCGCCGTCGACATCGCGCCCGACCTCGTCGCGGTCGCGCGCGACGCGGTCTACTCCTGGCACCCCGACGGCGTCTCCGCGTCCCGCGTGCCCCCCGCGTTCTGGCGCGGGCTCGGCGCCTCCGTCACGGCCAGGAACGCCCGCACGGTGGCCCCCCTCGTCGCGCTCCTCGACTCCTGA
- a CDS encoding oxygenase MpaB family protein: protein MDVSRFADRWKSHILETFSADSEGRPQWIQDLEQGEDAGWFGPGSAVWAVHGGMPTLVAGIRALLMQTLHPGAMAGVHDWSRYREDPLGRLAGTVRWVITTSFGDRDTAVDVSRRVRGYHRKVQGTFVDGRGVERPYSANDPDLLAWVHVVFTDAFLSTHMQWGPPIPGGPDRYVAEWAKAGELMGVEAPPRSHAELHAQIDAFHDQGLLRADERTRETISFLREPPLRPSMLPAYRVLFAGAVASLEPRYRELLGLDKASFGPFPLPALASTRVMLGVAGRVMGDQSTSHEAALKRIARLDARSDGSSTGPAQEPCPGRGDDAGHRAQPAA, encoded by the coding sequence GTGGACGTGAGCAGATTCGCGGACCGCTGGAAGTCCCACATCCTGGAGACGTTCTCCGCGGACTCCGAGGGGCGACCCCAGTGGATCCAGGACCTCGAGCAGGGCGAGGACGCCGGCTGGTTCGGCCCCGGCTCCGCGGTCTGGGCCGTGCACGGCGGCATGCCGACGCTCGTGGCGGGGATCCGCGCCCTCCTCATGCAGACGCTCCACCCGGGCGCCATGGCCGGCGTCCACGACTGGTCGCGCTACCGCGAGGATCCGCTCGGCCGGCTCGCCGGCACCGTCCGCTGGGTCATCACCACGTCGTTCGGCGACCGGGACACCGCGGTCGACGTCAGCCGGCGCGTCCGCGGCTACCACCGCAAGGTGCAGGGCACGTTCGTCGACGGCCGCGGCGTCGAGCGCCCCTACAGCGCCAACGACCCGGACCTCCTCGCCTGGGTGCACGTGGTCTTCACCGACGCGTTCCTCAGCACGCACATGCAGTGGGGGCCGCCGATCCCGGGCGGGCCCGACCGGTACGTGGCCGAGTGGGCGAAGGCGGGCGAGCTCATGGGCGTCGAGGCGCCGCCGCGCTCGCACGCCGAGCTGCACGCGCAGATCGACGCGTTCCACGACCAGGGCCTCCTCCGCGCCGACGAGCGCACGCGCGAGACGATCTCGTTCCTCCGCGAGCCGCCGCTGCGGCCCTCCATGCTGCCGGCCTACCGCGTGCTCTTCGCGGGAGCCGTCGCGTCGCTCGAGCCGCGGTACCGGGAGCTCCTCGGGCTCGACAAGGCGTCGTTCGGACCCTTCCCGCTGCCCGCGCTCGCCTCGACGCGCGTGATGCTCGGCGTCGCGGGGCGCGTGATGGGCGACCAGTCCACGAGCCACGAGGCCGCGCTCAAGCGCATCGCACGGCTGGACGCCCGGTCGGACGGGTCGTCGACCGGACCCGCGCAGGAGCCGTGCCCGGGACGCGGCGACGACGCCGGGCACCGCGCCCAGCCCGCGGCCTGA